Proteins co-encoded in one Sphingopyxis sp. BE259 genomic window:
- a CDS encoding ATP-binding cassette domain-containing protein yields the protein MPDTIELDAISHHFDTDRERIELFRDLSHTIRAHETLAIIGPSGAGKSSLLAIAAGLEIPAGGRVCFTIDDVSVDALTMRANSGFIFQQFHLLPELDAIGNLALPLRLKGNRGAFDIAALWLERVGLKDRARHRPHQLSGGEQQRIAVARAFVSAPRFIFADEPTGNLDMHTSDSVAGLMFDCARETGCGLVIVTHSKQLARRADTSLLLAAGQLKAAA from the coding sequence ATGCCGGATACCATCGAACTCGACGCGATCAGCCATCATTTCGATACCGACCGAGAACGGATCGAGCTTTTCCGCGACCTTTCTCACACGATCCGCGCGCACGAAACACTGGCGATCATCGGCCCGTCGGGCGCCGGAAAGTCGAGCTTGCTGGCGATCGCGGCGGGGCTGGAGATCCCGGCGGGCGGTCGTGTCTGCTTCACCATCGATGATGTCTCGGTGGACGCGCTGACGATGCGCGCCAATTCGGGCTTCATTTTCCAGCAATTCCACCTGTTGCCCGAGCTTGATGCGATCGGCAACCTGGCGTTGCCGCTCCGTCTGAAGGGCAACCGGGGCGCATTCGACATCGCGGCGCTCTGGCTTGAAAGGGTGGGGCTCAAAGATCGCGCCCGGCATCGCCCCCACCAGTTGAGCGGTGGCGAGCAACAGCGCATTGCGGTGGCGCGGGCGTTTGTCAGTGCCCCGCGCTTCATCTTCGCCGATGAGCCCACCGGCAATCTGGATATGCACACATCCGACAGCGTGGCCGGCCTGATGTTCGACTGCGCCCGCGAGACGGGGTGCGGCCTGGTGATCGTGACCCACAGCAAGCAGTTGGCAAGGCGCGCCGACACAAGCCTGCTGTTAGCGGCCGGACAGCTGAAGGCCGCGGCATGA
- a CDS encoding lipopolysaccharide biosynthesis protein, which translates to MVSESAEFKGSTMGREGADAFGSRVRSAVIWRSGSQILAQIITWGSTLMVIRLLEPTDYGLFAMTQVVLAFLAFLNGWGFASALVQSDSVDPFRIRQAFGLLLLLNALLAAVQFFGAPIAAAYYGQPMVADLLRVQALMFLATPFIALPEVMMSRALDFRRQALVNLLAALAGAGTALGCALAGYGVWTLVYAPIALFWTRAIGLTLVARLLVWPSFNFKGCGQIIGFGSAVLFSQLFWLVQSQSDIFIAGGRFEPHALGLYAEALFLAQIFMAKFVPPLNEVAFPAYARIKQDMAAVRWSFLKTVRLLTLVAAPFYCGLAVTAAPMVETVFGVKWLGMVPYIQIIALGLMLMTVQILFAPLTNALGKPSLSMFTALSGAIIFPAAFLIGAEWGLIGMAWAWLIAAPLLLIVTARLSAPLIGVSLWDVGRAMLPGLAPALVMAVGVGFTAQAIAPLGLVAPIRLVALVGLGVALYGALLWLLERDAIAEVMRLVLRRQPPAAEVAAQDAI; encoded by the coding sequence ATGGTGAGCGAAAGCGCGGAATTCAAGGGATCGACGATGGGACGCGAAGGCGCCGACGCGTTTGGGAGCCGCGTCCGCAGCGCGGTGATCTGGCGTTCAGGCAGCCAGATATTGGCGCAGATCATCACCTGGGGCTCGACTCTGATGGTGATTCGACTGCTCGAACCGACCGATTATGGGCTGTTTGCGATGACACAGGTCGTCCTCGCCTTCCTCGCCTTCCTCAATGGCTGGGGATTCGCAAGCGCGCTGGTGCAATCCGATTCGGTCGATCCGTTCCGAATCAGGCAAGCGTTCGGGCTGCTGCTGCTGCTCAACGCGCTGCTTGCCGCGGTACAATTCTTTGGGGCTCCGATCGCTGCCGCTTATTATGGCCAGCCGATGGTCGCGGACCTACTTCGCGTCCAGGCGCTGATGTTCCTAGCCACGCCCTTTATTGCGCTGCCCGAAGTGATGATGAGTCGCGCGCTCGATTTCCGGCGGCAGGCGCTGGTCAATCTGCTCGCCGCCCTTGCGGGCGCGGGCACCGCGCTCGGCTGCGCGCTCGCGGGCTATGGAGTGTGGACGCTGGTCTATGCGCCGATCGCACTGTTCTGGACCCGCGCGATCGGGCTGACGCTGGTCGCGCGGCTGCTCGTCTGGCCCAGCTTCAATTTCAAGGGCTGCGGCCAGATCATCGGCTTCGGGTCGGCAGTGCTGTTCAGTCAGCTGTTCTGGCTGGTGCAAAGCCAGTCTGACATCTTCATCGCCGGCGGCCGATTCGAACCGCATGCGCTCGGCCTCTATGCCGAGGCATTGTTCCTCGCGCAGATCTTCATGGCCAAATTTGTGCCGCCGCTGAACGAGGTCGCCTTTCCCGCTTACGCCCGAATCAAGCAAGACATGGCGGCGGTGCGCTGGAGCTTCCTGAAGACGGTGCGGCTGCTGACGCTGGTCGCCGCGCCTTTTTATTGCGGCCTCGCGGTCACGGCGGCGCCGATGGTCGAAACGGTATTCGGGGTGAAGTGGCTGGGGATGGTGCCTTATATCCAGATCATCGCGCTCGGCCTGATGCTGATGACGGTGCAGATCCTGTTCGCGCCGCTGACCAATGCACTTGGCAAGCCATCGCTGTCGATGTTCACCGCCCTCAGCGGCGCCATCATCTTTCCGGCCGCCTTTCTGATCGGCGCCGAATGGGGACTGATCGGCATGGCCTGGGCGTGGCTGATCGCCGCGCCGCTGCTATTGATCGTCACCGCGCGCCTGTCGGCGCCGCTGATCGGGGTGTCCTTATGGGATGTCGGTCGCGCCATGTTGCCGGGGCTCGCCCCCGCGCTGGTGATGGCGGTCGGGGTCGGCTTTACTGCACAGGCGATCGCGCCACTTGGGCTGGTCGCGCCGATTCGGCTGGTCGCGCTCGTTGGGTTGGGGGTCGCGCTTTACGGTGCGCTGCTCTGGCTACTCGAGCGGGACGCCATTGCCGAGGTCATGCGGCTTGTGCTGCGCCGCCAACCGCCCGCCGCCGAAGTCGCCGCTCAGGACGCGATATAG
- a CDS encoding DUF4139 domain-containing protein yields the protein MRALATTCGAIAIAGALAAGTAVAQDAAPANAQGDVAVTIYNNGQSLVQDERQLSVAAGRNRIEFPDVSARIRPETVTLSGPGIAIVEQNFDFDLLTPDKLMDKAVGQSITLVRTNPATGAERSERAKVLAANGGIVLQIGERIEVLRDDGLPVRAVFDRLPPNLRARPTLSVTVDSASAGTVPTRLSYLTPNLGWTADYVALFDAAKGAMDIQGWVTLTNSTGTTFANARTLLVAGNPGGGGGFRQMTGAMDSAGTESNDRERLGDYYLYPLAARTTIANAQQKQVSFLDVKGAPAQSTYEYVNRWLGSSTEAASTASVLRFSTSRQGGLGDQLPAGTIRVYMRDARGDPQFIGENSIGHTPMGSAMSLRTGDAYDVKVQPTVVSRTRKGDSRWVTKMKYTVTNARPAPVTVLLAQDGLYGDVRISDESLKGERISADRVEWRVPVPANGKTDVTVTFDTRY from the coding sequence ATGCGCGCTTTGGCAACGACTTGCGGGGCGATTGCCATCGCTGGCGCATTGGCGGCCGGTACCGCCGTGGCGCAGGATGCCGCCCCGGCCAATGCCCAGGGCGACGTCGCGGTCACCATCTATAACAATGGCCAGTCGCTGGTGCAGGACGAGCGCCAGTTGAGCGTCGCGGCGGGGCGCAACCGCATTGAATTTCCCGACGTGTCGGCGCGCATCCGCCCCGAAACGGTAACGCTGTCGGGGCCAGGCATCGCCATCGTTGAACAGAATTTCGATTTCGACCTGCTGACCCCCGACAAATTGATGGACAAGGCGGTCGGCCAGTCGATCACGCTGGTCCGCACCAACCCTGCGACCGGCGCCGAACGCAGCGAGCGCGCCAAGGTGCTGGCGGCGAACGGCGGCATCGTGCTCCAGATCGGTGAACGGATCGAGGTGCTGCGCGACGACGGTCTGCCCGTGCGCGCGGTGTTTGACCGCCTGCCGCCCAATTTGCGCGCGCGCCCGACGTTGTCGGTGACCGTCGATTCCGCCAGCGCGGGGACAGTCCCGACCCGGCTGTCGTATCTGACCCCCAACCTCGGCTGGACCGCCGATTATGTCGCGCTGTTTGACGCGGCAAAGGGCGCCATGGACATTCAAGGGTGGGTGACGCTGACCAACAGCACCGGCACGACCTTTGCCAATGCGCGCACGCTGCTCGTCGCGGGCAATCCGGGCGGGGGCGGCGGTTTTCGTCAGATGACCGGCGCGATGGACAGCGCCGGGACCGAAAGCAACGACCGCGAACGGCTCGGCGACTATTATCTCTATCCGCTCGCGGCGCGGACGACGATCGCCAACGCGCAGCAAAAGCAGGTGAGTTTTCTGGATGTGAAGGGTGCGCCCGCGCAATCGACCTATGAATATGTCAATCGCTGGCTGGGCAGCAGCACCGAGGCGGCAAGCACCGCCAGCGTGCTGCGCTTTTCGACCTCGCGCCAAGGCGGTCTCGGCGACCAGCTCCCCGCCGGCACGATCCGCGTCTATATGCGCGACGCGCGCGGCGATCCGCAGTTCATCGGCGAAAACAGCATCGGCCACACTCCGATGGGGTCGGCGATGTCGCTGCGCACCGGTGACGCCTATGATGTGAAGGTGCAGCCGACGGTGGTGTCGCGCACCCGCAAGGGCGATTCGCGCTGGGTGACCAAGATGAAATATACCGTCACCAATGCGCGGCCCGCGCCGGTGACGGTGCTGCTGGCGCAGGATGGCCTCTATGGCGATGTGCGGATCAGCGACGAAAGCCTGAAAGGCGAGCGCATCTCGGCCGATCGCGTCGAATGGCGGGTGCCGGTGCCTGCCAATGGCAAGACCGACGTCACCGTCACCTTCGACACGCGCTACTAA
- the prmC gene encoding peptide chain release factor N(5)-glutamine methyltransferase, translating to MTEPPTFAGVAESLRTATNLLTAISDTPRLDAELLMAHALGVERQDVLLDPARFDVPELYAHLIARRMAHEPIAYIVGYRDFWTLRIEVGPGVLIPRPDSEILIEASIDLARERGAGWPARVLDLGTGPGTLLLAVLSESPDAIGLGIDASEFALAYARDNAEALGMADRATFQAGDWGEGVDGPFDLILCNPPYIGTDEPLMADVAEHEPAGALFAGADGLSDYRRIIPDLPRLLALDGVAILEIGHMQHISVGKLAEAAGFHVACRQDLGGRDRALLLTRA from the coding sequence GTGACTGAACCCCCAACTTTTGCGGGGGTGGCAGAATCGCTCCGCACCGCTACCAACTTGCTCACCGCGATCAGCGACACGCCGCGGCTCGATGCCGAATTGCTGATGGCGCATGCGCTGGGGGTCGAGCGGCAGGATGTGCTGCTCGATCCGGCACGGTTTGATGTGCCCGAACTATACGCGCATCTGATCGCGCGGCGCATGGCGCATGAGCCGATCGCCTATATCGTCGGTTACCGCGATTTCTGGACGCTGCGGATCGAAGTCGGGCCGGGGGTCCTGATCCCGCGTCCCGACAGCGAAATCCTGATCGAGGCGTCAATCGACCTTGCGCGCGAACGCGGAGCTGGCTGGCCCGCGCGAGTGCTCGACCTCGGGACGGGGCCGGGAACTTTGCTGCTCGCGGTGCTGAGCGAAAGTCCGGATGCAATCGGGCTCGGGATCGATGCGTCCGAATTTGCGCTGGCCTATGCGCGCGACAATGCCGAGGCGCTGGGGATGGCGGACCGCGCGACCTTTCAGGCGGGCGACTGGGGGGAAGGCGTCGACGGCCCGTTCGACCTGATCCTGTGCAATCCGCCCTATATCGGCACCGACGAGCCGTTGATGGCCGATGTTGCGGAGCATGAACCAGCGGGCGCGTTATTCGCCGGGGCCGACGGGCTATCCGACTATCGCCGTATCATCCCCGATTTGCCGCGCCTGCTGGCGCTGGACGGAGTCGCGATCCTTGAAATCGGGCATATGCAACATATCTCCGTTGGCAAGCTCGCCGAGGCTGCGGGTTTCCACGTCGCCTGCCGCCAGGATCTGGGCGGCCGCGACCGGGCGCTTTTGCTGACCCGCGCCTGA
- a CDS encoding CBS domain-containing protein has translation MTIGAILHGRTGPVISARKEDTVRAVLDLLAQHRIGAVPVMEGDTIVGIFSERDLVRLMSSYGPEALDRQLDEVMTKSPITCEPSTAVMGALSQMTQRRIRHLPVVDGGRLVGFVSIGDLVKYRIDRIEAEAAAMRDYIAS, from the coding sequence ATGACGATCGGAGCGATCCTCCACGGGCGCACAGGCCCGGTGATTTCGGCGCGCAAGGAAGACACGGTGCGCGCGGTGCTCGACCTGCTGGCCCAGCATCGTATCGGCGCGGTGCCGGTGATGGAAGGCGACACGATCGTCGGCATCTTTTCGGAACGCGACCTCGTCCGCCTGATGTCGTCCTATGGACCCGAGGCGCTCGACCGGCAGCTCGACGAGGTGATGACAAAATCGCCGATCACCTGCGAGCCGAGCACCGCGGTGATGGGGGCGCTGTCGCAAATGACTCAGCGCCGCATCCGCCATTTGCCCGTCGTCGATGGCGGCCGACTTGTCGGCTTCGTGTCGATCGGCGACCTCGTCAAATATCGCATCGACCGCATCGAGGCCGAAGCTGCGGCGATGCGAGACTATATCGCGTCCTGA
- a CDS encoding DUF4167 domain-containing protein translates to MSQLNMNNRQSGRRRGRNNNNSNNNSRPQSGGRGGVDQANRIDSRARGNGAQMIEKYRNLARDAQLAGDRVQTEYYLQFADHYFRVVSDFRLRQEEKNAANGQDRGQDRQREIRGVEDFDGHDDSDLDMDADRDDNGDDNRGERNDRNDRADRNDRPERSQREGRGNRDTRSDRDDDNRGNRQPQERPRRDRDEGRSDVRSSDSDDAETNVVETVAEEAPAPRANRRSPRRPRAAEVDGNDDGGNAGIDTAVLPPAIGRPERSIEADAETDGGEEAPAAKPRRARRTLATRSPGVEAAE, encoded by the coding sequence ATGTCTCAGTTGAACATGAACAACCGGCAAAGCGGTCGCCGTCGCGGCCGCAACAATAACAACAGCAACAACAATAGCCGCCCGCAATCGGGCGGCCGCGGCGGAGTCGATCAGGCGAACCGCATCGACAGCCGGGCGCGCGGAAACGGCGCCCAGATGATCGAGAAGTACCGCAATCTGGCGCGCGACGCACAGCTGGCCGGGGACCGGGTGCAGACCGAATATTACCTTCAGTTCGCCGATCATTATTTCCGCGTCGTGAGCGATTTCCGCCTGCGCCAGGAAGAAAAGAACGCGGCGAACGGCCAGGATCGCGGCCAGGACCGCCAGCGCGAAATTCGCGGCGTCGAAGATTTCGACGGCCATGACGACAGCGATCTGGATATGGACGCCGACCGCGACGACAATGGCGACGACAATCGCGGCGAGCGGAATGACCGCAACGATCGCGCCGACCGCAACGACCGTCCCGAGCGCAGCCAGCGCGAAGGTCGCGGCAACCGCGACACGCGCAGCGACCGTGACGACGACAATCGCGGCAACCGCCAGCCGCAGGAACGCCCGCGCCGCGATCGCGACGAGGGACGCAGCGATGTTCGGAGCAGCGATAGCGACGACGCAGAAACCAATGTCGTCGAAACCGTCGCCGAGGAAGCTCCCGCACCGCGCGCCAACCGCCGCAGCCCGCGCCGTCCGCGCGCTGCCGAGGTCGACGGCAACGACGATGGCGGCAATGCCGGCATCGACACCGCGGTGCTGCCCCCGGCCATCGGCCGCCCCGAACGCAGCATCGAAGCCGACGCCGAGACTGACGGCGGCGAGGAAGCGCCCGCCGCCAAGCCGCGCCGCGCCCGCCGCACGCTGGCGACGCGCAGCCCCGGTGTCGAAGCGGCCGAATAA
- a CDS encoding acyl-CoA thioesterase, which produces MTDKPDCPRDPILRVVPRPADINANGHIFGGWVLSQMDIAGGIVAGREAQGAVATVAIETMEFIAPILLRDIISIYAHIERRGRTSLAIRLEVIATRDRGEIEVKVTEGVFTFVALDENHRPRALPPV; this is translated from the coding sequence ATGACCGATAAGCCAGATTGCCCGCGCGACCCGATCCTGCGCGTTGTTCCCCGTCCCGCCGATATCAACGCCAACGGCCATATCTTTGGCGGCTGGGTACTCAGCCAGATGGACATCGCAGGCGGCATCGTCGCGGGTCGCGAGGCGCAGGGCGCGGTCGCCACGGTCGCGATCGAGACGATGGAATTCATCGCCCCGATCCTGCTGCGCGACATCATCTCGATCTACGCCCATATCGAACGGCGCGGCCGCACCTCGCTGGCGATCCGGCTGGAGGTCATCGCGACCCGCGACCGCGGCGAGATTGAGGTCAAGGTGACCGAAGGCGTGTTCACCTTTGTCGCGCTCGACGAAAATCACCGCCCGCGGGCCTTGCCGCCGGTCTGA
- a CDS encoding FtsX-like permease family protein, with amino-acid sequence MNRVKLMLENSWRDLVGGDGRISMATQTALLFFLMTLTLTSASIQNYLADNLDQMLGSDLVIESHTPLTKADEATFRSLAADLSVTQLADITLTHRQEWARVQLKLVDDAYPLQGDLQIGDTPVATQRAASRGPAVGEIWIDSRLAIKLEMRVGDILTIGGTDLRLSAILFHEPDRIMEGHSVAMRAMVHTDSLKDTSINSSKGRTRYLVTADESRQQAIESWSRKTLPGARVIKKFGGQHPLASFWQRTENFLGLASVILLFMGAVALDMTNRRWLAKMRYRLAIYASFGTGTRTAMLMALGEWLAGFILSIALASTLAMIAYGLIVAELQGYFPGLRATWDAAAAFKTIGLFFLLLLALQVPSFIQLSRASLLSLIRNPAEGSYVWHRLFWSITSVTLLAAAYSDNMLLTGLTLAAIATALALMAALTWTVVRLGDRWGRRRAGLLPFAFFMMRQRLFAKSAQVMGLGLCGLLLLFSLMLMRDLGTTMEGYGRSHDGNLMIAEAQADQIDQIHRWAEKTGSSIRALRPFVSAQLVSVNGLALSDIQKPSDTLATLKDPIRLSWTDAMPQNNRLVGGKWWRQGTANWQQISAEPEVMTDMGFNYGDRLTYQIGGRSYDFTLVASHAYQPGAGSITFWFQVPLSARAQIDAPTRYMGSMELSEPAWDALAGLWQQYPTLSLVPLQELTERFDRTLAIVKKVTSGYAAMVLLLALFVLAASVSGFSADDRQKNGLLMSMGLRDRDCLKLNFYDWGVTALIAASGAIAGTWSGGLLIYQAQFNLTYNPDIRWVTAMVFAMAAAVCLVGYLACRQNLKVSVRYLITT; translated from the coding sequence ATGAACCGGGTCAAACTGATGCTCGAGAACAGCTGGCGCGATCTCGTCGGCGGCGACGGGCGGATCAGCATGGCGACGCAAACGGCGCTGCTGTTTTTCCTCATGACGCTGACGCTCACCAGCGCGTCGATTCAAAACTATCTGGCCGACAATCTCGACCAGATGCTCGGGTCGGACCTGGTGATTGAAAGCCATACCCCGCTGACCAAGGCGGACGAAGCGACATTCAGATCCCTGGCGGCGGATCTCTCGGTAACCCAGCTGGCCGACATCACCCTCACGCACCGGCAAGAATGGGCCCGCGTGCAGTTGAAGCTGGTCGATGACGCGTATCCGCTGCAAGGCGATCTGCAGATCGGCGACACGCCGGTAGCTACACAGCGCGCCGCCAGCCGCGGCCCCGCGGTCGGCGAAATCTGGATAGATTCGCGGCTCGCCATTAAACTGGAGATGCGCGTCGGGGACATTCTCACCATCGGCGGCACCGATTTGCGGCTAAGCGCTATTCTGTTTCATGAACCCGACCGCATCATGGAAGGCCATAGCGTGGCCATGCGCGCGATGGTCCACACCGACAGCCTTAAAGACACGTCGATCAACAGCAGCAAAGGTCGCACGCGCTATCTGGTCACGGCGGATGAAAGCCGGCAGCAGGCGATCGAAAGCTGGTCGCGCAAGACCCTGCCCGGCGCCCGCGTCATCAAGAAATTCGGTGGCCAGCACCCGCTCGCCAGCTTCTGGCAACGGACCGAAAATTTCCTCGGTCTGGCATCGGTGATCCTGTTGTTCATGGGCGCCGTGGCGCTCGATATGACCAACCGCCGCTGGCTCGCCAAAATGCGCTATCGGCTGGCGATCTACGCCAGCTTTGGCACCGGCACCCGCACCGCGATGCTGATGGCGCTGGGCGAATGGCTGGCCGGCTTTATCCTGTCCATCGCCCTCGCCAGCACACTGGCGATGATCGCGTACGGACTGATCGTCGCCGAACTGCAGGGATATTTCCCGGGGCTTCGCGCCACATGGGATGCGGCAGCTGCTTTCAAGACCATCGGCCTGTTCTTCCTGCTGCTGCTCGCGCTTCAGGTTCCCAGCTTTATCCAGCTGTCCCGCGCGTCGCTGCTTTCGCTTATCCGCAATCCGGCCGAAGGCAGCTATGTGTGGCATCGCCTGTTCTGGAGCATCACATCGGTCACTTTGCTGGCCGCCGCCTATTCCGACAATATGCTGCTGACCGGCCTGACATTGGCCGCAATCGCCACCGCGCTCGCCCTGATGGCGGCGCTGACCTGGACGGTCGTCCGGCTGGGTGATCGGTGGGGCCGCCGCCGCGCTGGCCTGCTGCCCTTTGCCTTTTTCATGATGCGGCAGCGCCTGTTCGCCAAATCGGCGCAGGTTATGGGGCTGGGGTTGTGCGGGCTGCTGCTGCTGTTCTCGCTGATGCTGATGCGCGATTTGGGCACCACAATGGAAGGCTATGGCCGCAGTCATGACGGCAATCTGATGATCGCCGAAGCCCAGGCCGACCAGATCGACCAGATCCATCGCTGGGCGGAGAAAACGGGCAGCAGCATTCGCGCGCTGCGCCCTTTTGTGTCCGCGCAGCTTGTGTCGGTGAACGGCCTAGCCCTGTCGGATATCCAGAAACCCAGCGACACGCTGGCCACCCTCAAAGATCCGATCCGGCTGAGCTGGACGGATGCCATGCCGCAAAACAACCGCCTTGTTGGCGGCAAATGGTGGCGGCAAGGGACCGCAAACTGGCAACAGATTTCCGCCGAACCCGAAGTGATGACAGACATGGGGTTCAACTATGGCGACAGGCTTACCTATCAGATCGGCGGCAGATCCTATGACTTCACGCTGGTGGCAAGCCACGCCTACCAGCCGGGCGCCGGGTCGATCACCTTCTGGTTTCAGGTTCCATTGTCGGCGAGGGCGCAAATCGATGCCCCAACCCGCTATATGGGCAGCATGGAATTGTCGGAACCGGCATGGGATGCGCTGGCTGGCCTGTGGCAACAATATCCGACGCTGTCGCTTGTCCCGCTTCAGGAACTGACCGAACGGTTCGACCGGACGCTCGCGATCGTCAAGAAGGTGACAAGCGGCTATGCAGCCATGGTGCTCTTGCTCGCGCTCTTCGTGCTCGCGGCGTCGGTAAGCGGTTTCAGCGCCGATGACCGTCAGAAAAACGGGTTGCTGATGAGCATGGGGCTACGCGATCGCGATTGCCTGAAACTGAATTTCTACGATTGGGGTGTCACCGCCCTGATCGCCGCCAGCGGCGCGATCGCGGGCACCTGGAGCGGGGGATTGCTGATCTATCAGGCCCAGTTCAACCTGACCTACAACCCGGATATTCGGTGGGTCACGGCAATGGTGTTTGCGATGGCGGCGGCGGTATGCCTAGTGGGCTATCTGGCCTGCCGTCAGAATCTCAAGGTTTCGGTGCGTTATCTGATCACGACATAG
- a CDS encoding VOC family protein has protein sequence MSDLAPFHIAFPVDDLDAARHFYGRVLGCPEGRSDADWIDFDLYGHQIVAHRIDRPRSTPAHNPVDGHSVPVPHFGVVLSPADWQALADRLIAQDVAFVIEPQTRFAGQVGEQSTMFFLDPAGNALEFKAFADMRQLFAT, from the coding sequence ATGAGCGATCTTGCCCCCTTTCACATCGCCTTTCCCGTCGACGATCTTGACGCCGCGCGCCATTTCTATGGCCGCGTGCTCGGCTGTCCCGAGGGGCGCAGCGACGCCGACTGGATCGATTTCGACCTCTATGGCCATCAGATCGTCGCGCACCGCATCGATCGTCCGCGCAGCACCCCCGCGCACAATCCCGTCGATGGCCATTCAGTGCCGGTGCCCCACTTCGGCGTGGTCCTGTCCCCCGCCGACTGGCAGGCGCTCGCCGACCGGCTGATCGCGCAAGACGTCGCGTTCGTCATCGAACCGCAGACCCGCTTTGCCGGGCAGGTCGGAGAGCAATCGACGATGTTCTTTCTCGATCCCGCAGGCAATGCGCTCGAGTTCAAGGCGTTTGCCGATATGCGCCAGCTCTTCGCCACCTGA